A window of Fictibacillus halophilus contains these coding sequences:
- a CDS encoding oligosaccharide flippase family protein, which yields MNIFFRGVLLLAAAALVGESLEFIVNMVLARELGELGLGHYMSIFPTVILIIIIASLELPISISKFVAEKEEKQHYSMLKHATKMTILLTVAMIVLALVILPFIPVFNSYHPLVRWLMVLLIPLISLTSIARGFFMGKQQMGKLAFSNLFRKMAQLILLTGIYQLFSFDNETAILIALATFVGSELVVFVYLFTAYLIQYKRMQSHNNEHLSSNEVTRSLMAVTIPTTGLRLFHAVTNAIQPFLIKYSLSLAGFSGVAATEEFGLLAGVAISIGFFPAFIAHSLLVVLIPTVSEATAKKDVEKLKSLLIRVMGITALYGFPAVTIFLMFSEKLTLMFFHSQSAATYLELLWPSFLFTFFLIPLQAYLIGLGLITTAFVQSVWSTTLSFVLMYMLGSQPSLGMHGIIIGMNAGSVLLMLLHYFSVCKAIGINTWLSARNNYQD from the coding sequence ATGAATATATTTTTCAGAGGGGTATTACTGCTTGCTGCTGCCGCATTAGTCGGTGAAAGCTTAGAATTTATAGTAAACATGGTGTTAGCTAGAGAATTGGGGGAATTAGGACTCGGGCATTATATGTCGATCTTTCCAACTGTCATCTTAATCATTATTATAGCGAGTTTGGAATTACCGATCTCCATTTCAAAGTTCGTTGCTGAAAAAGAGGAGAAACAACATTACAGCATGTTGAAACATGCTACAAAGATGACGATTTTGTTAACTGTAGCTATGATTGTGCTCGCTTTAGTGATTCTGCCTTTTATACCTGTTTTCAATAGTTATCATCCGTTAGTCAGATGGCTTATGGTCTTATTAATCCCGTTAATTTCACTAACTTCTATAGCTAGAGGGTTTTTTATGGGGAAACAGCAGATGGGCAAGTTAGCCTTCTCGAACTTATTTCGAAAAATGGCTCAGCTCATCTTGTTAACAGGAATTTATCAATTGTTTTCTTTTGATAATGAAACGGCAATCCTTATAGCATTAGCAACTTTTGTAGGGAGTGAACTCGTCGTTTTCGTCTATCTCTTCACGGCTTATTTAATACAATACAAAAGAATGCAAAGTCACAACAATGAGCATCTTTCATCAAATGAAGTTACCAGAAGTCTTATGGCAGTTACGATTCCTACTACGGGGTTACGCCTCTTCCATGCTGTCACAAACGCCATACAACCGTTCTTAATCAAATATTCATTGTCACTTGCAGGGTTTTCAGGGGTTGCAGCAACAGAAGAGTTTGGTCTACTGGCAGGTGTGGCCATATCCATCGGTTTTTTCCCTGCATTTATTGCGCATTCTCTTTTGGTCGTCTTGATCCCTACAGTTTCAGAAGCTACTGCTAAAAAAGATGTAGAAAAATTAAAAAGCCTGCTTATTCGTGTGATGGGCATAACTGCATTATATGGCTTTCCAGCAGTTACAATCTTTTTAATGTTTTCAGAAAAACTTACCTTAATGTTCTTTCATTCACAATCCGCAGCTACATATTTAGAATTATTGTGGCCCAGCTTTTTATTTACTTTTTTTCTAATACCACTGCAAGCTTATTTGATCGGTCTTGGCTTAATTACAACTGCATTTGTTCAGTCGGTTTGGTCAACAACATTATCATTTGTTCTCATGTACATGCTAGGTTCACAGCCATCATTAGGGATGCATGGCATCATCATTGGAATGAACGCAGGGTCAGTGCTTTTAATGCTTCTTCATTATTTCTCTGTGTGTAAAGCGATCGGAATCAACACGTGGTTGAGTGCAAGAAATAACTATCAGGATTAA
- a CDS encoding M24 family metallopeptidase: MTLHTEKNSVKILSLYEQEKIMDQWLLERLQQLLPLLMKKHNVDMWITIGKEYNEDPLGKTFFPSAIDSSRRQTIFAFVIDKHCDEIKRYVISSNKKFEPFYICFPLQIGEDSFTGLKRLVEEFDPDSIAVNTSLNYAFCDGLSHSNYERIKKVLGQQHLPKLISSENLAIDWLQSRTESELDMYKELEEITKKIVKQAFTNELITPHKSSTQDIVEWIRQRVRDLGLKTSFYPTVDIQRKDGSSDRMEGTILPGDILHLDFGIEYLGLCTDTQQLAYVLSRNEKEPPSGLKNALKAANTFEDLFFEICKEGMSGNDIFLNVLKKAKQNHLDAMLYSHPIGYHCHGAGPIIGLYDKQESIPVRGELKIENNTCYALEFNIRHFIPEWNKVVPIYLEETVCFKEGMMRYFTGRQSDFYIIDPRW; encoded by the coding sequence TTGACATTACATACAGAAAAAAACTCAGTTAAAATCTTATCATTATACGAGCAAGAAAAAATCATGGATCAATGGCTTTTAGAAAGACTGCAACAACTATTACCATTATTAATGAAGAAACATAACGTAGACATGTGGATTACAATTGGAAAAGAATATAATGAAGACCCACTAGGAAAGACTTTCTTTCCTTCTGCGATTGATAGTTCAAGAAGACAAACCATTTTTGCATTCGTTATTGATAAACATTGTGATGAAATAAAAAGGTATGTTATATCTTCCAACAAAAAATTTGAACCTTTTTATATATGCTTTCCCCTTCAAATTGGCGAAGATTCTTTTACAGGATTAAAAAGGTTGGTTGAAGAATTTGATCCTGATTCTATAGCTGTTAATACTTCATTGAATTACGCTTTTTGTGATGGATTAAGTCATTCGAATTATGAGCGAATTAAAAAGGTGTTAGGGCAGCAACATTTACCAAAGCTGATTTCATCTGAAAACCTTGCGATTGATTGGCTTCAATCAAGAACAGAGTCTGAGCTTGATATGTATAAAGAACTTGAAGAGATCACTAAAAAAATCGTAAAGCAAGCGTTTACCAACGAACTCATCACACCTCATAAATCCTCAACTCAGGATATTGTTGAATGGATTAGACAACGTGTGAGAGACTTAGGTTTGAAAACTTCCTTTTATCCTACTGTTGATATTCAAAGGAAAGATGGATCTTCAGACAGAATGGAGGGCACCATTCTTCCCGGAGATATTTTGCATTTAGACTTCGGTATAGAGTATCTAGGTCTTTGCACAGATACTCAACAATTGGCTTATGTTCTGAGTCGCAATGAGAAAGAACCTCCATCTGGTCTAAAAAATGCACTAAAGGCTGCGAACACATTTGAAGATCTTTTCTTTGAAATCTGCAAAGAAGGAATGTCGGGTAATGATATATTTTTAAATGTATTAAAAAAAGCAAAGCAAAACCATTTAGACGCTATGCTTTATTCACATCCGATCGGCTATCATTGTCACGGAGCAGGCCCGATTATCGGACTGTATGATAAACAAGAAAGTATTCCTGTTCGAGGAGAACTAAAGATTGAGAATAATACGTGCTATGCATTGGAATTTAACATTAGACATTTCATACCTGAATGGAACAAAGTTGTTCCGATCTATCTTGAAGAAACCGTCTGCTTTAAAGAAGGTATGATGCGATATTTTACAGGGAGACAATCAGATTTTTATATAATCGATCCAAGGTGGTAA
- a CDS encoding GTP-binding protein yields the protein MLHTLTKRVPVTVLSGFLGAGKTTLMNHVLSNRDGLKVAVIVNDMSEINIDAALIKNETQLSRTEEKLVEMTNGCICCTLREDLLIEVERIVKNGDIDYILIESTGISEPIPVAQTFTYLDEESGVDLASLCKLDTMVTVVDGNRFWNDFASGESLLDRQAALDETDTREVVDLIIDQIEFCDVLVLNKCDLLEKEDREELKRVLKKLQPQAKLIETKFGKINPKDILSTGLFDFEKASESAGWMKELETEHIPETDEYGISSFVYRKKRPFHPARLFAFLENWPAEIVRAKGFIWVASRNDWVILLSQAGTSIIFQPAGQWVAALPKEEQEEIIEEEKSQNPNWDDEFGDRITELVFIGIDYNKEQLLEQLDHCLLTDSEMNNEDWGKFNDPLPRFPESE from the coding sequence ATGTTACATACACTGACAAAACGAGTACCAGTAACCGTGTTGAGTGGATTTTTAGGTGCAGGTAAAACCACGTTAATGAATCATGTCTTATCAAATCGAGACGGTTTAAAGGTAGCTGTAATCGTTAATGACATGAGTGAGATTAATATTGATGCTGCATTAATAAAAAATGAGACGCAGTTATCTAGAACAGAAGAAAAACTCGTTGAAATGACAAATGGCTGTATTTGCTGCACCCTAAGAGAGGATCTGCTGATAGAAGTAGAAAGAATCGTAAAAAACGGTGATATTGATTATATTCTTATAGAATCAACGGGCATAAGTGAGCCGATTCCAGTAGCACAAACTTTCACTTATCTAGATGAAGAATCAGGTGTTGATCTTGCTTCTTTATGCAAGTTGGATACGATGGTAACAGTAGTTGATGGAAATCGATTCTGGAACGATTTTGCATCCGGAGAAAGTTTATTAGATCGACAAGCAGCATTAGATGAGACCGATACGAGAGAAGTAGTCGACCTGATCATTGATCAGATAGAATTTTGTGATGTTTTAGTTTTAAATAAATGTGATTTATTGGAGAAAGAGGACCGTGAAGAACTCAAAAGAGTATTGAAAAAATTACAACCACAAGCAAAACTGATTGAAACAAAATTCGGTAAAATAAATCCAAAGGATATTCTCTCAACAGGTCTTTTTGATTTTGAGAAGGCAAGTGAATCTGCGGGATGGATGAAAGAACTTGAAACAGAACATATTCCAGAAACAGATGAGTACGGAATTTCTTCTTTTGTATACCGAAAGAAAAGACCTTTTCACCCAGCAAGACTATTTGCTTTTTTAGAGAATTGGCCAGCAGAAATTGTTCGAGCAAAAGGATTTATTTGGGTAGCATCTCGAAACGATTGGGTAATTTTGTTAAGTCAAGCAGGTACGAGTATTATCTTCCAGCCGGCAGGTCAATGGGTGGCAGCTCTTCCAAAAGAAGAACAAGAAGAAATTATAGAGGAAGAAAAGAGTCAAAATCCAAATTGGGATGATGAATTCGGAGATCGAATTACCGAACTAGTGTTTATAGGAATTGATTATAACAAAGAACAACTGTTAGAACAGTTAGATCATTGCTTATTAACTGACTCTGAAATGAATAACGAAGATTGGGGTAAGTTTAACGACCCGTTACCTCGATTCCCTGAAAGTGAATAA
- a CDS encoding CBS domain-containing protein encodes MTVTHIKSNTENSLSERFEIAFNQIHKCLIDKVKDTKDDRFKNLVETGMKKHSLIRSFYNELGQFAKLRNAIVHEKVDHDFYIAEPHLEIVERIEKIAGYFMKPETALNIATKKVHHFKESDRLEDVLSCIRKTSYSRFPIYNEKGEYLWLLTATYLLNWLTDRLADQVIDLNNARISDIADNEQKQLVAFISKTSSIFKAEEIFENIHKEGKKLEAIIITLNGSENEKPLGIFTSYDLIEIDLDN; translated from the coding sequence ATGACCGTCACTCATATCAAATCTAATACAGAAAATAGTCTTTCTGAACGCTTTGAAATTGCTTTTAATCAGATTCACAAATGCTTAATCGACAAAGTAAAAGATACGAAAGATGATCGGTTTAAAAACCTAGTGGAAACAGGAATGAAAAAGCATTCACTTATCCGATCTTTTTATAATGAGCTCGGTCAGTTTGCAAAACTAAGAAATGCTATTGTTCATGAGAAGGTAGATCATGATTTTTACATTGCTGAACCTCATCTAGAGATCGTAGAGAGAATAGAAAAAATAGCGGGTTATTTCATGAAACCTGAAACAGCGCTTAACATTGCAACCAAAAAGGTACATCATTTTAAAGAAAGTGACCGGTTGGAAGATGTTTTAAGCTGTATTCGAAAAACATCGTATTCACGTTTTCCTATCTATAACGAAAAAGGAGAGTACCTTTGGCTTCTAACGGCTACATACTTATTGAATTGGTTGACTGACAGGCTTGCTGATCAAGTGATCGATCTTAATAATGCAAGAATATCAGATATTGCAGACAATGAACAAAAACAACTGGTAGCATTTATTTCAAAAACTTCAAGTATTTTTAAAGCAGAGGAAATCTTCGAAAACATTCATAAAGAAGGAAAAAAGCTTGAGGCGATCATCATCACATTAAATGGAAGTGAGAACGAAAAACCATTAGGAATTTTTACTTCTTATGATCTTATTGAGATTGATTTAGACAACTAG
- the fdhF gene encoding formate dehydrogenase subunit alpha translates to MFVFRKGEGHLKDLTIRINGLETRVSSGETVLNLLDGSPEQVPHVCYHPSLGPIETCDTCIVKVNGEFVRACSTTVNNGDNIDTNSDEVREAQIIGMDRILFNHELYCTVCDYNNGGCEVHNTVKEMKINHQSIPFEHKPYEVDNSNPFYRYDPDQCILCGRCVEACQDVQVTETLTIDWERERPRVIWDKDVPINESSCVSCGHCSTVCPCNAMMEKGMEGETGYMTGINRETLRPMIEITKGVETGYGSILAISDMEAAMREQRIKKTKTVCTYCGVGCSFDVWTKGREILKVDPQIDAPANGISTCIKGKFGWDFVNTEERLTKPLIREGDVFREASWDEAYNLIASKFTEIKEKNGAQALTFISSSKCTNEESYLMQKLARGVIGTNNIDNCSRYCQTPATMGLFRTVGHGGDSGSIKDIEKSELVIVIGSNTSESHPVLATRVKRSHKLHNQKLIVADLRKHEMAERADLFIQPRAGSDLVWLSAVTKYILDKGLADHDFLQKHVNGLDTFTENLEKFTLDYAEKVTGLSQDTLIQLAKTISQSKSVCVLWAMGVTQHMGGSDTSTAISNLLLVTGNYGREGVGSYPLRGHNNVQGASDFGSMPDRLPSYEKVADIKVREKYEKAWGVKIPEEPGLNNHEMVQGIHDGHVKAMYLKGEDMGIVDSNINHVHAAYEKLEFFVVQDLFLTRTAQFADVVLPASPSLEKEGTFTNTERRIQRLYQVLEPLGDSKPDWEIIRDIANRLGAGWDYKHPSDIMEEAAQLAPLFAGVSYERLEGYKSLQWPVAEDGTDTPILFKDGFPFEDKKARLFPVNWTEPVEFGEEYDIHVNNGRLLEHFHEGNMTYQSEGITSKTPNTFLEISPELAKERGLKDGTLVRLSSPYGSVKVHCLITNRVKGKEVYLPMNDSGEAAINLLTSSYSDKDTDTPAYKETSAKLEILMEEGVNPLPRTNFRYGNPQPQVGVNVEKKWARKDYIFPGDAVKKERNQHG, encoded by the coding sequence ATGTTTGTTTTCAGAAAGGGTGAAGGTCATTTGAAAGATTTAACGATTAGAATAAACGGATTAGAAACTAGAGTTAGTAGTGGAGAAACCGTTTTGAATTTGCTAGATGGTTCACCAGAACAAGTCCCTCATGTTTGCTATCATCCGAGCTTAGGACCGATTGAAACATGCGATACTTGTATCGTTAAAGTGAATGGAGAATTTGTGAGAGCATGTTCCACGACAGTTAATAACGGAGATAACATTGATACAAATTCCGATGAGGTACGAGAAGCTCAAATTATTGGAATGGATAGAATTCTATTTAATCATGAGTTGTATTGTACGGTTTGTGATTATAACAATGGTGGTTGTGAAGTACATAACACGGTTAAAGAAATGAAGATCAATCATCAGAGTATCCCGTTTGAACATAAACCTTATGAAGTAGATAACTCTAACCCATTTTATAGATACGATCCTGATCAATGCATATTGTGTGGGCGATGTGTAGAAGCATGCCAAGATGTTCAAGTAACAGAGACACTCACGATCGATTGGGAAAGAGAGCGCCCAAGAGTGATTTGGGATAAAGATGTTCCGATCAATGAATCTTCATGTGTATCATGTGGGCACTGTTCTACTGTTTGTCCGTGTAATGCCATGATGGAAAAAGGGATGGAGGGTGAAACGGGTTATATGACTGGGATCAATCGAGAGACACTTCGTCCGATGATTGAGATCACGAAAGGTGTTGAGACCGGATACGGCTCCATTCTGGCTATATCAGATATGGAAGCTGCGATGAGAGAACAAAGAATTAAGAAAACAAAGACCGTTTGCACATACTGCGGCGTAGGTTGCAGCTTTGATGTTTGGACAAAAGGCAGAGAAATTCTAAAAGTGGATCCGCAGATTGATGCACCTGCAAACGGAATTTCAACATGTATTAAAGGGAAGTTTGGTTGGGATTTTGTTAACACTGAAGAACGGTTAACCAAACCTTTAATCCGTGAAGGTGATGTGTTTAGAGAAGCCTCTTGGGACGAAGCTTACAACTTAATCGCTTCTAAATTTACTGAGATCAAAGAAAAGAATGGTGCGCAAGCCCTGACGTTTATTAGCTCATCTAAGTGCACAAATGAAGAATCTTATTTGATGCAAAAATTAGCACGTGGTGTTATTGGAACTAATAATATTGATAACTGTTCACGCTATTGTCAAACACCAGCCACAATGGGATTATTTCGTACTGTAGGACATGGGGGTGATTCAGGATCGATAAAGGATATTGAAAAATCAGAACTTGTTATCGTAATCGGCTCAAACACATCAGAATCTCACCCCGTTTTAGCTACGCGTGTTAAGCGATCACATAAACTACACAACCAAAAACTAATTGTGGCAGATCTTCGAAAACATGAGATGGCTGAGCGTGCAGACCTATTCATTCAGCCACGGGCTGGTTCGGATCTCGTGTGGCTGTCTGCAGTAACGAAATATATTTTAGACAAAGGATTGGCAGATCATGATTTTTTACAAAAGCATGTGAATGGATTAGATACTTTTACAGAAAACCTTGAAAAGTTCACATTAGATTACGCTGAAAAAGTAACAGGACTTTCTCAAGATACCCTCATCCAATTAGCAAAAACAATCTCACAATCAAAAAGTGTCTGTGTTCTCTGGGCAATGGGCGTCACTCAACATATGGGAGGAAGTGATACGAGTACGGCCATATCCAACTTACTTTTAGTAACAGGAAATTATGGACGCGAAGGTGTAGGCTCTTACCCTTTACGGGGACATAACAATGTTCAAGGAGCCAGTGACTTCGGTAGCATGCCAGATCGTTTACCATCATATGAGAAAGTCGCAGACATCAAGGTAAGAGAAAAGTATGAAAAAGCATGGGGTGTGAAGATACCAGAAGAACCTGGTCTTAATAATCATGAAATGGTACAAGGCATCCATGATGGCCATGTAAAAGCGATGTATTTAAAAGGTGAAGACATGGGAATCGTTGACTCAAATATAAACCATGTTCACGCAGCTTATGAGAAACTAGAATTTTTTGTTGTTCAAGATTTATTTCTTACAAGAACGGCTCAGTTCGCTGACGTTGTTTTACCAGCAAGCCCAAGTCTCGAAAAAGAAGGTACTTTTACAAACACGGAGAGAAGAATACAACGATTGTATCAGGTACTTGAACCACTAGGAGATTCTAAACCAGATTGGGAGATTATTCGTGATATCGCAAATCGACTTGGAGCTGGATGGGATTACAAACATCCTAGTGACATTATGGAAGAAGCTGCACAACTAGCGCCATTATTTGCCGGTGTATCCTATGAAAGGTTAGAAGGATACAAAAGCCTTCAATGGCCAGTGGCTGAGGACGGAACAGATACACCTATACTTTTCAAAGATGGATTTCCTTTCGAAGATAAGAAAGCTCGTTTATTTCCTGTAAATTGGACAGAACCGGTAGAATTCGGTGAAGAATATGATATTCATGTAAATAACGGAAGGCTATTAGAACACTTTCATGAAGGGAATATGACCTATCAGTCAGAAGGGATTACTTCAAAGACACCAAACACTTTTCTAGAGATCTCACCTGAACTAGCCAAGGAACGCGGCCTAAAGGACGGTACGCTAGTAAGATTATCATCGCCTTATGGAAGTGTGAAAGTACATTGCTTAATAACGAATCGTGTAAAAGGTAAAGAAGTTTATCTACCCATGAACGATAGCGGGGAAGCGGCTATAAATCTACTTACTAGCAGTTATTCAGATAAAGATACGGATACACCTGCATACAAAGAGACAAGTGCAAAACTTGAGATCTTAATGGAGGAAGGTGTGAATCCATTGCCAAGAACAAACTTCAGGTACGGAAATCCACAACCTCAAGTAGGAGTTAACGTAGAGAAGAAGTGGGCGAGAAAGGATTATATCTTTCCAGGCGATGCTGTGAAAAAGGAGCGAAATCAACATGGCTAA